A genome region from Bacteroidales bacterium includes the following:
- a CDS encoding leucine--tRNA ligase has protein sequence MEYNFREIEQRWQEFWQNNDTYRVKEDESKPKFYVLDMFPYPSGAGLHVGHPLGYIASDIFARYKRLKGFNVLHPMGYDAYGLPAEQYAIQTGQHPAITTQKNIERYRNQLDKIGFCFDWNREVRTCDPGYYRWTQWAFVQMFNSYYDNTEDKAMPIKDLIDKFSKEGTYNLNVACSEELEFTAEEWNAMSKVEQEKILLNYRIAYLGDTMVNWCPKLGTVLANDEVSEGVSIRGGYPVEQKVMRQWCLRVSAYAQRLLNGLDKIDWSDSLKETQRNWIGRSEGAEMQFKVANSDVVFTIFTTRADTIFGVTFMVLAPESEYVNQVVTTEQAEEVKQYLESIKHRTERERIADRKVTGVFTGAYAINPLNNKEIPIYISDYVLAGYGTGAIMAVPAHDSRDYAFAKTFNLPIIPLIEGCDVSEESFDAKEGKMMNSEGNGLNLNGLEVKEAIAKTKEFIKENNLGKVKVNYRLRDAIFSRQRYWGEPFPVYYKEGMPYMLPDEKLPLQLPEIDKYLPTESGEPPLGRAKNWETAEHYPLELCTMPGFAGSSAYYLRYMDPHNPTALVSKEANEYWRNVDLYIGGTEHATGHLIYSRFWNKFLFDLGVVCEDEPFKKLVNQGMIQGRSNFVYRIKDTNTFVSLNLKGNYDTTPIHVDVNIVSNDRLDIEAFRNWNPEYKNAEFILEDGEYICGWAVEKMSKSMFNVVNPDDIVERYGADTLRLYEMFLGPLEQSKPWDTNGIDGVHRFIKKLWNLFYDKETLAITDEEATPEELKALHKLINKVGSDIENFSFNTSVSAFMICVNELTSLKCRKRAILKELVILLAPFTPHLCEELWSLLGFEPSVCDAPWPVYNAEFTKESTINYAISFNGKMRFNMSFPADAAKEDIEKAVLEAEQSAKWIDGKTPKKIIVVPNKLVNIVI, from the coding sequence ATGGAATACAATTTTAGGGAAATTGAGCAACGTTGGCAAGAGTTTTGGCAAAACAACGACACATACCGCGTAAAAGAGGATGAATCAAAACCCAAGTTTTATGTTCTTGATATGTTCCCCTACCCTTCGGGAGCAGGGTTGCATGTTGGACACCCACTCGGATACATAGCATCTGATATATTTGCACGTTACAAACGCCTAAAAGGGTTTAACGTACTTCACCCAATGGGATATGATGCATACGGATTACCTGCTGAGCAATACGCTATTCAAACAGGACAACACCCTGCAATAACAACTCAAAAAAATATAGAACGTTATCGTAATCAATTAGACAAGATAGGTTTCTGTTTTGATTGGAATAGAGAGGTTCGTACTTGCGACCCCGGCTACTATCGTTGGACACAATGGGCATTTGTACAAATGTTCAATAGCTACTACGACAACACAGAAGATAAAGCAATGCCTATTAAGGATTTAATTGACAAATTCAGCAAAGAGGGAACTTATAATCTTAATGTTGCATGTAGCGAGGAGTTAGAGTTCACTGCCGAAGAGTGGAACGCCATGAGCAAAGTTGAGCAAGAGAAAATCTTGTTAAACTATCGTATAGCATACCTTGGAGATACAATGGTTAACTGGTGTCCAAAATTGGGAACAGTTCTTGCAAATGATGAGGTTAGCGAAGGAGTTTCAATTCGTGGAGGTTACCCTGTTGAGCAAAAAGTTATGCGTCAATGGTGTTTGAGAGTATCGGCATACGCTCAACGTCTATTGAACGGACTTGACAAAATTGATTGGAGCGACTCACTAAAAGAGACACAACGCAACTGGATTGGAAGAAGCGAGGGTGCTGAGATGCAATTTAAAGTTGCAAACTCAGACGTTGTCTTTACTATATTCACAACTCGTGCAGATACTATATTTGGTGTAACATTTATGGTGTTGGCACCTGAAAGCGAGTATGTAAACCAAGTTGTTACAACAGAGCAAGCAGAAGAGGTTAAACAATACTTAGAGAGCATTAAACACAGAACAGAGCGTGAACGTATTGCCGACCGCAAAGTTACCGGAGTATTCACAGGTGCATACGCTATCAATCCTCTTAACAACAAAGAGATACCCATCTATATCAGTGATTACGTTTTAGCAGGATACGGAACTGGAGCTATTATGGCTGTTCCTGCGCACGATAGTCGCGACTACGCTTTTGCAAAAACATTTAATCTTCCTATCATTCCATTGATTGAGGGGTGCGATGTTTCAGAGGAGAGTTTTGATGCAAAAGAGGGTAAAATGATGAACTCTGAAGGCAACGGACTTAACCTTAACGGACTTGAAGTAAAAGAGGCTATCGCCAAAACAAAAGAGTTTATAAAAGAGAACAATCTTGGAAAGGTAAAAGTAAATTATCGTTTGCGTGATGCAATATTCAGCCGCCAAAGATATTGGGGAGAGCCATTCCCAGTTTACTACAAAGAGGGAATGCCTTATATGTTACCCGATGAGAAGTTACCACTACAACTTCCTGAGATTGACAAATATCTGCCAACCGAGAGCGGAGAGCCTCCATTGGGAAGAGCAAAAAACTGGGAGACAGCAGAGCACTATCCATTAGAACTCTGCACAATGCCGGGATTTGCAGGCTCATCGGCATACTACTTACGCTATATGGATCCACACAATCCAACAGCACTTGTATCAAAAGAGGCAAATGAGTATTGGAGAAATGTTGACCTATACATAGGAGGAACAGAGCACGCAACAGGGCACTTAATTTATAGCCGTTTCTGGAATAAATTCTTATTTGACTTAGGAGTTGTCTGCGAGGACGAGCCATTCAAAAAACTTGTAAACCAAGGAATGATTCAAGGACGTTCAAACTTTGTATATCGTATAAAAGATACCAATACATTTGTCTCACTAAACCTAAAAGGCAACTATGACACAACACCTATTCACGTTGACGTAAACATTGTAAGCAACGACCGCTTGGATATTGAGGCATTCCGCAACTGGAATCCCGAATACAAAAATGCGGAGTTCATCTTAGAGGATGGCGAGTATATTTGTGGATGGGCAGTTGAGAAGATGTCAAAATCGATGTTCAATGTTGTAAATCCTGATGATATAGTTGAGCGTTACGGAGCAGACACACTACGTTTATACGAAATGTTCCTTGGTCCTTTGGAGCAAAGCAAACCTTGGGATACAAACGGAATTGACGGAGTTCACCGCTTTATCAAAAAACTTTGGAACTTGTTCTACGACAAAGAGACATTGGCCATTACCGATGAAGAGGCTACACCAGAGGAGTTGAAAGCACTTCACAAACTTATCAATAAAGTTGGTTCAGATATTGAGAACTTCTCATTCAACACTTCGGTAAGTGCATTTATGATTTGTGTAAATGAGTTAACATCATTGAAGTGCCGTAAGAGAGCAATCCTAAAAGAGTTGGTAATACTACTTGCACCATTTACTCCTCACCTTTGCGAAGAGTTATGGAGTCTGTTAGGATTTGAGCCATCAGTTTGTGATGCTCCATGGCCTGTATATAATGCCGAGTTTACAAAAGAGAGTACAATAAACTATGCAATATCTTTCAATGGTAAGATGCGTTTCAATATGTCGTTCCCTGCTGATGCAGCAAAAGAGGATATTGAAAAAGCAGTATTGGAAGCTGAACAATCAGCAAAATGGATTGACGGCAAAACACCTAAAAAGATTATTGTTGTACCAAACAAACTTGTAAATATTGTAATATAG